From a region of the Vibrio orientalis CIP 102891 = ATCC 33934 genome:
- a CDS encoding DUF2909 family protein, producing MVFIFKLLLVLLLLFILINLGRAMFEMVKGPNSNDEEESDDSLEDDKPMSFYLGRRVFLSALAVILMVAALLSGFIEPNVRPY from the coding sequence ATGGTATTCATTTTTAAACTGTTATTAGTGCTGCTACTGCTTTTCATCCTAATCAACCTTGGCCGAGCAATGTTTGAAATGGTCAAAGGCCCCAACTCAAACGACGAAGAAGAGTCTGACGACTCACTTGAAGATGACAAACCTATGAGCTTCTATTTGGGTCGCCGCGTATTTCTTTCTGCCCTAGCCGTGATATTGATGGTTGCTGCTCTACTTTCCGGTTTTATCGAGCCCAATGTCCGTCCATACTAA
- a CDS encoding cytochrome c oxidase subunit 3: protein MSSKHQPYYVPAQSSWPIVGAVSLFLIAVGAGLTVQNMAEGGDGSVFGKLILLSGFLFLLYMFAGWFSNVITESMSGKYSAQISRSFRQGMSWFIFSEIMFFGAFFGALFYARIISVPWLGGAGNNEMTHEVLWPAFEALWPLTLTPGGDTTTAMSWKGIPLINTLLLLASSVTLHFAHVSLEKNKRMALIVWLEITIVLACFFLYYQGVEYAHAYQDLGLTLQSGVYGNTFFLLTGFHGMHVFLGTTILIVLLARVAKDHFTPKDHFAFQAGSWYWHFVDVVWLCLFVFVYVI from the coding sequence ATGAGTTCTAAACATCAGCCTTATTACGTTCCCGCTCAAAGTAGTTGGCCAATTGTTGGCGCGGTATCTTTATTTTTGATCGCAGTCGGCGCAGGGCTGACGGTACAGAACATGGCAGAAGGGGGCGATGGAAGCGTCTTTGGTAAGCTGATTTTGTTATCTGGCTTTCTATTTCTGCTCTACATGTTCGCTGGTTGGTTCAGCAATGTGATCACCGAATCGATGAGCGGCAAATATTCGGCGCAGATATCACGCTCATTTCGCCAAGGAATGAGTTGGTTCATTTTCTCTGAGATTATGTTCTTTGGCGCCTTCTTCGGGGCGCTATTTTACGCGCGAATCATTTCGGTGCCTTGGCTCGGAGGCGCAGGCAACAATGAGATGACACATGAGGTGTTATGGCCTGCCTTTGAAGCATTGTGGCCGCTGACTTTGACTCCCGGAGGTGATACGACCACGGCTATGTCTTGGAAAGGGATTCCGCTGATCAATACGCTGTTACTATTGGCGTCGTCAGTCACACTGCACTTTGCTCATGTCAGTTTAGAAAAGAACAAGCGAATGGCGCTGATTGTCTGGCTTGAAATTACCATCGTCTTGGCGTGTTTCTTTCTGTATTACCAAGGTGTCGAATACGCCCACGCATATCAAGACTTAGGACTGACGTTGCAATCAGGCGTTTATGGCAACACCTTCTTTTTGTTGACGGGTTTCCATGGCATGCACGTATTCCTTGGCACAACCATTTTGATTGTCTTGTTGGCGAGGGTTGCCAAAGACCATTTTACGCCGAAAGATCATTTCGCCTTTCAAGCGGGTAGTTGGTACTGGCACTTCGTTGATGTCGTTTGGCTATGTTTATTCGTCTTTGTTTATGTGATTTAA
- a CDS encoding cytochrome c oxidase assembly protein, translating to MDGQAKSNHKLTLKLCVAVLAMFGFGFALVPLYDVMCDALGINGKTNSESAIQPQGMVPDTSRLIRVEFMAHNNQGIPWSFTPTQTSMDVHPGQVIQTAYLAKNLSGQEIVGQAVPSVSPGLGATYFNKIECFCFNQQPLQAKANAEMPLIFYIEPDIPESIHTLTLSYTLYDITDKTAPQEIANTSPVINSEAMQGATQ from the coding sequence ATGGATGGACAAGCGAAATCAAACCATAAACTGACTTTAAAACTATGCGTTGCGGTGCTAGCGATGTTTGGCTTTGGCTTTGCGCTTGTGCCGCTTTACGATGTGATGTGCGATGCACTGGGTATCAATGGCAAAACCAATAGTGAATCTGCGATTCAGCCGCAAGGTATGGTGCCAGATACGTCTCGGCTAATTCGAGTCGAATTTATGGCCCACAATAATCAAGGTATCCCTTGGTCATTCACGCCAACGCAGACTTCTATGGATGTTCATCCCGGTCAAGTGATTCAAACGGCTTACTTGGCAAAAAACCTCTCTGGCCAAGAGATTGTTGGTCAAGCTGTGCCGTCGGTTTCGCCAGGTCTTGGTGCGACCTATTTTAATAAAATTGAGTGTTTTTGCTTCAACCAACAACCGTTGCAAGCGAAAGCAAATGCTGAAATGCCTCTGATTTTTTATATCGAACCTGATATTCCCGAATCCATTCATACGCTAACGCTGTCTTACACCCTTTACGACATTACCGATAAGACAGCCCCGCAAGAGATAGCGAACACTTCACCTGTCATTAACAGTGAAGCGATGCAAGGAGCAACACAATGA